One window from the genome of Periophthalmus magnuspinnatus isolate fPerMag1 chromosome 18, fPerMag1.2.pri, whole genome shotgun sequence encodes:
- the rnf175 gene encoding RING finger protein 175 — protein sequence MAAVQPQDELLKMTHRENWRVQHERLHTKHRGHEAMHAEMVLILVATLVVAQIVLVQWKQRHLRSYNLVTLIQMWVVPVYFTVKLYWWRFLSMWSMFSVVTSYIIFRATRKPLSCRTPRMVYKWFLLIYKLSYAVGVLGYMAIMFTMFGFNVFFRIRAEDSMDVGVILLFYGLYYGVMGRDFAEICSDYMASTIGYYSKGGIPSRTLGGDICAVCGQKILVEVEEEGFVEDTFQLSCGHIFHEFCIRGWCIVGKKQTCPYCNEKVDLKRMMNNPWEKTHVLYGQLLDWLRYLVAWQPIIIGVVHGINFTLGLE from the exons ATGGCGGCGGTGCAGCCGCAG GACGAGCTGCTGAAAATGACCCACCGGGAGAACTGGAG GGTGCAGCACGAGCGTCTGCACACGAAGCACCGCGGTCACGAGGCCATGCACGCCGAGATGGTCCTGATCCTGGTGGCTACGCTCGTCGTGGCTCAGATCGTCCTGGTGCAGTGGAAACAGCGCCACCTCCGCTCCTACAAT TTGGTGACTCTTATCCAGATGTGGGTGGTGCCGGTTTACTTCACCGTTaaactttactggtggaggtTCCTGTCCATGTGGAGCATGTTTTCAGTCGTCACCAGCTACATCATCTTCAGAGCCACTCGCAAACCCCTCTCCTGCAGGACGCCCCG GATGGTGTATAAATGGTTCCTGTTGATTTATAAACTGAGTTACGCTGTGGGGGTCCTGGGGTACATGGCCATAATGTTCACCATGTTTGGATTCAACGTTTTCTTTAG GATAAGGGCGGAGGACTCGATGGATGTGGGTGTGATCCTGCTCTTCTATGGGCTGTACTATGGAGTCATGGGACGAGACTTTGCTGAGATCTGCTCCGACTACATGGCCTCCACCATCGGG TACTACAGTAAAGGTGGCATCCCCAGTCGCACTCTAGGGGGCGACATCTGTGCGGTGTGTGGGCAGAAGATcctggtggaggtggaggaggagggcttTGTGGAGGACACGTTCCAGCTCTCCTGTGGACACAT ATTCCATGAGTTCTGTATCCGGggctggtgcattgtgggtaagaAGCAGACGTGTCCCTACTGCAACGAGAAGGTGGACCTGAAGAGGATGATGAACAACCC TTGGGAGAAGACTCACGTTTTGTACGGTCAACTTTTGGACTGGCTCCGGTACCTCGTCGCCTGGCAACCGATAATAATCGGCGTGGTCCATGGCATCAACTTCACCCTCGGCCTGGAATAG
- the LOC117386137 gene encoding putative high affinity immunoglobulin gamma Fc receptor IC, whose protein sequence is MDSFLQGSLLLSPDQSQFFLGRSLNLRCDDPTWKVWRRNRNTRRRCDTAAAAAAAAAEDREKWGVQSGPWCIIKYLEKKDSGQYWCQTEGGDASEPVQISVSDSGAILQMPVRPVSTGQTVKLICQNLTSLTSSARFYKNGDFLSEQPSGQMILQQVALSDKGMYQCETEGQRSLQSELRVEAAIVTSTLATTTHSAPTPAPPSAEPPPSFSLLLPVVGSVVGVVFLIVVVLLVLLIKRCRCKKKTKGKRHRKRGAPPLSQTTGTCSCTRTTKTPRHK, encoded by the exons ATGGACTCCTTTCTCCAAG GGTCTCTGCTGCTCAGTCCAGACCAGTCCCAGTTCTTTCTGGGTCGTTCGCTGAATCTCCGATGTGACGATCCGACGTGGAAAGTGTGGAGGAGAAACCGAAACACCAGGAGGCGCTGtgatactgctgctgctgctgctgctgctgctgctgaggatAGAGAGAAGTGGGGCGTCCAGAGCGGCCCCTGGTGCATAATCAAATACCTGGAGAAGAAGGACAGCGGGCAGTACTGGTGTCAGACTGAAGGGGGCGACGCCTCTGAACCTGTCCAAATCAGTGTCTCAG ACAGTGGGGCGATTCTGCAGATGCCTGTGCGCCCTGTGTCGACAGGACAAACTGTCAAACTCATCTGTCAAAATCTCACCTCATTAACCTCCTCAGCTCGTTTCTATAAAAATGGAGACTTCCTGTCTGAGCAGCCTTCAGGACAGATGATCCtccagcaggtggcgctgtctgACAAAGGCATGTACCAGTGTGAGACTGAAGGACAGCGGTCGCTGCAGAGTGAACTCAGGGTCGAAGCAG CGATCGTCACCTCCACCCTGGCAACCACCACCCACTCTGCTCCGACCCCTGCTCCGCCCTCCGCTGAGCCTCcgccctccttctccctcctcctcccggtGGTGGGCTCTGTCGTGGGTGTGGTTTTTCTCATTGTCGTGGTGCTGCTGGTTCTTTTGATAAAAAGATGCAGAtgcaaaaagaaaactaaag gAAAGAGACACAGAAAACGTGGGGCTCCTCCTCTGAGTCAGACCACAGGGACCTGCAGCTGCACGAGGACCACAAAGACCCCCCGACACAAGTGA